One Desmodus rotundus isolate HL8 chromosome 10, HLdesRot8A.1, whole genome shotgun sequence genomic window, GCTATTCCTCCTGGCGGTAATTCTGGCCATTGCTTTGCACCTGCGACGTTCCTCCAGCCGCTCCACTGGCGGCTGCTTTGGGTCTGTTCTCTGCTCCAGATCTGGACTGGAGATTCCCCCCAACTACAGTGAGGGTACTTTGCCCTATGCCTGTAATTTGTGTGTGCCTGGTGATCAGGCTAATCCAGCATTTAATTTTCTCACATCTGCTGATCATTGTCCAGCCAAGCAAGATACTCTCAACAAAGATAGCTCTTCAGCGCTCTTGGCTAGCATTCTAACTTCTAGTGTTGAAGCAGATAAGAAGACTTTAAAACAGGTAAGTATTTAAAATGATGCTTTTTATATTCCAAAATGCTAATATATGCCAATACATAGATCCTGTGTTCAATCTCTTAATAGAGTTCCTAAAATGAATCTTAGATCTATTGGTATGAATGTTAAGACTAAAGTTTACAATGCTGCGATCCTTCTAATATTCAAATGCATTTTAAGGGAAATATATGGAGAGATCTCAGGTgaaattttcatgaaataaataccttttaattAAGGGTATGGTATACAGGTACATTGTATattgtggaattttaaaataacccTAATGCCATCCAAATTTTCTCAAACTGGGACCGTGCTAGTTCCGCATGCAAAAATGCTGTTCTCTTCAGTTGGTAAAAATTAATAGGAACCAAACCTAACCAGCAAGTTTTTAGTTCCAGtaatatttgaaaacttttaaaataattaaatactcCCTTTTAATAATTACTCTTTCCAAAAGTGCTCTCAGTAAACTTCTAATATCACATTATGTCACTCTTTGTTGTTCTGCGACTTGAGCTTTACATACTCTGCGTGAATGATTCTCGAAGAGATGAgtgttatttattaacttttggAAAGGACACATTAGTTGGGTTTTCTTACTCGTTGCAATAATAAGATTGGACTCCAGGCGCCGCTGTTCACCAACCAGGGAATGGGAAGCAGCGAGCTagactcccttcctcccccacctctataaCACAAAGCAGAGTGAGATGGATACTCACGGATCCTGATGCTGGAATCTTAAAGTACGGACTTCCCTTCgctctttaatatattttggatgcaGTCAGCCTGGGACTTCGTAGATACATAAGCTGGATCACAACAAACCGGCTCAAGAAACCGCGGAATATCGGCTCAGCCCTTGCCATGAGGAATCAGCTGCCACGCCTGGACCGCAGCAGGCTGGTCCTACTGTGCATTTTCCTGGGGACACTGCGAGAGTCTGGGGCCGGGCAAATCCGATATTCGGTGCCCGAAGAGACAAACAAAGGCTTCTTCGTGGGCAATATTTCCAAGGACCTCGGTCTGGAGCCCTGGGAGCTGGCGGAGCGCCGCGTCCGCATCGTCTCCAGAGGAAAGACGCAGCTTTTCGCTCTGCATCCGCGAAGTGGCAGCTTGATCACTGCAGGTAGGATAGACCGGGAGGAGCTCTGTGAGACGATGTCctcctgttttttaaatatggagaTACTCGTGGAAGATACCCTGAAGATTTACGGAGTAGAAGTGGAAATAATGGATATTAATGATAACGCCCCCAGCTTCCGGGAGGAGGAAATAGAGATAAAAGTCAGTGAGCACGCCACTCCGGGATCGCGATTTCCCCTTCCTAATGCTAGGGATCCAGACGTAGGAATGAATGCCCTACAGCGCTACCAGCTCAATCCTAATAGTTACTTTTCCTTGCAAGTGCGAGACAGAACCGATGGGGCCAAGAATCCCGAGCTAGTGCTGGAGGGGAGCCTGGACCGAGAGAAAGAGGCTACTCACCTCCTCCTGCTCACAGCCTTAGATGGAGGAGATCCCATTCGCCAGGGCACTGTTCCCATTCGTGTGGTAGTCCTCGATGTAAATGACCATATCCCAGAGTTTACACAGTCTGTATATCGAGTGAGTGTTCCCGAGAACCTCAGCTTTGGAACTCCAGTGCTCAGGGTAAACGCAACTGACCCAGATGAGGGAATCAATGGGGAAGTGATGTATTCATTTCGGAATGTGGAAAGCAAAGCTTCTGAAATATTCCAGTTGGATTCTAGAACTGGAGAAGTCTCAATACAGGGGCCTCTGGATTTTGAGAAATATAGGTTCTATGAGATGGAAATTCAAGGCCAAGATGGTGGAGGTCTCTCAACTACTGCTAAGATGTTGATCACAGTTGTGGATGTGAATGATAATGCTCCAGAAATAACTATCACATCTTCTACCAACTCAGTGCTGGAAAACTCTCCTCCAGGTACGGTAATTGCTCTTCTAAATGTGCAAGACCAAGACTCCGGAGAAAATGGTCAAGTCTCTTGTTTCATTCCTAACAATGTGccttttaatttagaaaagacttatggaaattattttaagttgGTAACAAATAGAGCTCTGGACAGAGAGCAGATCCAAAGCTACAATATAACAttgacagctacagaccaggGAAGTCCACCCTTGTCTACAAAAACTCACATCTCACTGAATGTAGCAGATGACAATGATAACCCGCCCACTTTTGCTCACTCCTCTTACTCTGCCTACATTCCTGAAAACAACCCCAGAGGAGCCTCCTTTTTCTCAGTGACAGCACTTGATTGGGACAGCAAAGAAAATGCCAGGGTCACTTACTCCCTGGTTGAGGACACCATTCAAGGAGTTCCCCTGTCCTCTTACATTTCCATCAACTCAGACACGGGGGTCCTGTATGCACTGTGCTCCTTCGACTATGAGCAGTTCCGAGACCTGCAAGTACAAGTGCTGGCACAGGACAGTGGGAATCCTCCGCTCAGCAGCAACGTGTCCCTGAGCATATTTGTGCTGGACCAGAACGACAATGTACCAGAGATCCTGTACCCTGCACTCCCCACTGATGGCTCCACTGGGGTGGAGCTGGCACCCCGCTCTGCAGAACCCGGCTACCTGGTGACCAAGGTCGTAGCAGTAGACAGAGACTCAGGCCAGAATGCCTGGCTGTCCTACCGCCTGGTGAAGGCCAGCGAGCCAGGGCTCTTCATGGTGGGGCTGCACACGGGTGAGGTGCGCACTGCAAGAGCCCTGCTGGACAGAGACTCGCTCAAGCAGAGCCTGGTGGTGGTGGTCCAAGACCATGGCCATCCCCCTCTGTCGGCCACTGTCACACTCACTGTGGCCGTGGCAGACAGCATCCCAGAAGTTCTGGCAGACCTGGGTAGCCTGGAGTCTCCCACCAACCCGGATGACTCAGGCCTTACCTTGTACCTGGTGGTGGCGGTGGCTGCAGTCTCCTGCCTCTTCCTCGCCTTTGTCATCGTGCTGCTGGCACTCAGACTGTGGCGCTGGCAAAAGTCTCGCCACCTGCAGGCTTCGGGAGGCGGGCTGGTGGATGTGCCCCCCTCGCACTTTGTGGGCGTGAACGGGGTGCGGGCATTCCTGCAGACCTATTCCCACGAGGTGTCCCTCACCGCGGACTCGCGGAAGAGTCACCTGATCTTCCCGCAGCCCAACTACGCTGACACGCTCATCAGCCAGGAGAGCTGTGAGAAAAGCGAGCCTCTCTTGATAGTTGAAGATTCGGTTACCAGTTTGGGCAAATGTGACCCTACAACTAATCAggtgagatttttttcctcctgcctcGCAATTATTAGTGTCTGCAGAAGTCCAttaaattgcttttttctttttttgatgagtctctttttaaaagtgttggGGGGCATATTCAGTTCATACAGACTTAGAGCAATACATGTAAGTTGGTGTATTTTACCTGTACTCAAATTACCATCATTTTTCAGAAAGGTTTTGTGacagtcatatatatatatattagtccTGATCTTCTTTTAAATCCAAAGGTCTCATTTTGCTCTCATGGCTTGCTCTGTAGTAAGTTGAATTTGGTAATATTTTTCTATCATCAGTGTCTGTGGCTATCAGTGTAAACTGGTTATGACCCTCAAACACTTATTTATTTCCCTATTTAAACTCTGCATCACCTCCATGGTCATAATTATATTTTACCATTATTTGCTTTACTTCCGATGCTCAGATTTGACTCTGTCGATTCAACAGCACACTCTCTCTGGCTCTTTTCTTATCTATCTACATACATGCAGTCACGTGTACGTCCGCATTTATACATGTAAGCTTTT contains:
- the LOC112318016 gene encoding protocadherin gamma-A11 isoform X6 is translated as MRNQLPRLDRSRLVLLCIFLGTLRESGAGQIRYSVPEETNKGFFVGNISKDLGLEPWELAERRVRIVSRGKTQLFALHPRSGSLITAGRIDREELCETMSSCFLNMEILVEDTLKIYGVEVEIMDINDNAPSFREEEIEIKVSEHATPGSRFPLPNARDPDVGMNALQRYQLNPNSYFSLQVRDRTDGAKNPELVLEGSLDREKEATHLLLLTALDGGDPIRQGTVPIRVVVLDVNDHIPEFTQSVYRVSVPENLSFGTPVLRVNATDPDEGINGEVMYSFRNVESKASEIFQLDSRTGEVSIQGPLDFEKYRFYEMEIQGQDGGGLSTTAKMLITVVDVNDNAPEITITSSTNSVLENSPPGTVIALLNVQDQDSGENGQVSCFIPNNVPFNLEKTYGNYFKLVTNRALDREQIQSYNITLTATDQGSPPLSTKTHISLNVADDNDNPPTFAHSSYSAYIPENNPRGASFFSVTALDWDSKENARVTYSLVEDTIQGVPLSSYISINSDTGVLYALCSFDYEQFRDLQVQVLAQDSGNPPLSSNVSLSIFVLDQNDNVPEILYPALPTDGSTGVELAPRSAEPGYLVTKVVAVDRDSGQNAWLSYRLVKASEPGLFMVGLHTGEVRTARALLDRDSLKQSLVVVVQDHGHPPLSATVTLTVAVADSIPEVLADLGSLESPTNPDDSGLTLYLVVAVAAVSCLFLAFVIVLLALRLWRWQKSRHLQASGGGLVDVPPSHFVGVNGVRAFLQTYSHEVSLTADSRKSHLIFPQPNYADTLISQESCEKSEPLLIVEDSVTSLGKCDPTTNQQAPPNTDWRFSQAQRPGTSGSQNGDETGTWPNNQFDTEMLQAMILASASEAADGSSTLGGGAGTMGLSARYGPQFTLQHVPDYRQNVYIPGSNATLTNAAGKRDGKAPAGGNGNKKKSGKKEKK